The Podarcis muralis chromosome 14, rPodMur119.hap1.1, whole genome shotgun sequence nucleotide sequence TGGACAATACATTACCTTCGGGTAACGTaactttcaggttgcaaacgcggcaaacccagaagtgtattcttctgggttttgccgcgcgcgcatgcgcagaagcgctttaTCACAtcgcgcacatgtgcagaagcggcgcctctacTTGCAGATTTTTCAGGGCATGtacggacccctggaacgaattaccTTTGTATCCAGAGGGTTCACTGTACAGGTTTTAAGGTCTAAGTCCACACTGCTGTCTATTGATCACATTAGACTTATGCAAGCCTTTGGCaagacagcatacaaataaaatgatgtatgcaTGGATGCATGGGAGCTGGCTTGCAGAAGGCCTCAGAAGTTCACAAGGCTACACTGGCTTTAAAACCCTCAAGaggatttaaaacatttaatattttctgcaggcAGCTTCTTGAGCCAGCAGAGAAGTTCTAGCCAGCAGCGGAGGAAGCCTCTCAGGTGCCTAGGGCGGTgcgcccataggggcagggtgaACCACCCATAAGGACAGCACAGGGTGCGTGGCACCCATAGGGATGGGGTGCACCATGGGGCCTCAGCCAAcctacagctgggagggaggcagcgggcggacagtGCGGAGCCTGCGGGTGCCCGAGACACGTGActcaggcgcgctgcaggccctgcggtgagtgccacccactATTTTTTTGCCCCCGTTaaggtgacacccagggtgggacCCCTCTCCACCGCCCCTGGTTCTAGTCTTACCCAGCTTTGGAAATGGCCCGGGCTTGTCCTTTGCAGGCGTGGTCCAGAGGATGTCGGTGTTTCAGACAGAAGTTCCCCTGACACTGGTCGCAAACCAGCTTCATCATCTCCCTCTTTTTGCAGCCTGGCTGGAAGCACTTGTGCGTGAAGATCTAGATTAAGAAGGAAGTCAGGTTACAACTGGACCAGGAAAGTTGACCGTCTCGCAAGGATCCCACAACTGCCTACCATTTTAATGGTTGCAATCCCTAGGCATGCTCTCCTAGGAGCAAACTCCATTTAACTAAGAGGGACTTGGGTGAACTGGTCTAGGATTGTGTTGCTAAGACCAAATCCAGTAAGAGAATCCAGtaagggaacctttttcagttccagggccacattcccttgagggcaggcttccaggggccacacacTCAGTGGTGGGCAGGTCAAGGGATGCAACTTTTACCTTTACgtaagctacattccagccacacaaaacagAGGTTTGCACGCACACCAaaaggctcaggaccacaataccttaaggactgtcTCTCCTCATACAAATCACAGCTGATGTAGAATTTGGGGGTCAGTTTGCTCACCAGGACAAGAGagcttgagcatattacactgttCCTAGCCTGACCGCACCGGCTGCCAATTAagtttccagacccaattcaaagtgctgattttgacctatagatatttaaatggttcaggaccacaatacctcaaggaccgacTCTCCCAATATGAACCTATCTGGTCCCaatgatcatcctctgaggcccttcttcacgtgcctcctccatgagagctcTGGAGGATGACAACACaaaaacgggccttttctgcagtgcttccctatttgtggaatactctcctcagggaggttcgTGTGACGTCTTcattatacagtcaaacctcggctccgttttggaacatttcggctcccgaacgccgaaaacccggaagtaaatgctccggttttcaaacgtttttcagaagctgaacatctgatgtggcttccgcttgaataataataataaaaaaaaattatttataccccgccctctccggccaaaaccgggctcagggcagctaacccCAAATATAAATagagtaaaaacattaaaaacacaaccaaacagttgattaaaatacaagttaGAATacagtgcaagaagctcttgcaagcaatcagaagctgtgctttggttgtcaaacatttcagaagccaaaagggcttctggaacagattacgttcgacaaccaaggtgttTCCCTTCACAATAAGGGCTTTGGCTGATTAAATAACCTATGGCCTTTAACATGTGTTTCTGGGAGAGggattattttttgttgttgctgttatttttattataggtattttgtgttttttatattataattttatgtattgaaccaccctgagatctacggacgaagggcagtatacaaaattaataaacaataataatcagtcaggcaagcaagaggtatcGCGGTTAAGAACACTTCCCAGCCAGCCAAAAGCACTCTTGATCCAGTGAAGAGCTTacagtataaattttatgaaacaacttAAATATAGCTGTTTTCTTCAAAAAATTTAGGGGCCTGCAAAGAGGAACTTTGGAAATCTGTGTCCTCCCCAAAGTTGGGTTGCCAGCTAGGAAAGTATTTGAGTGTCTCCTGATTAAAGATAAACTGGATACAGAGCAAGGACCTCACAATAATGCTTCATCTTGAACTGCTGTGTACATCCAGTATAGCTCTGGGAAAAGGTCCTAACCTTTTGCTTCTGCTGAGCAGAATCCCGTTTGCAGTCTCTGTCCATGTGGGCACTAACAGCAGCATCCGGCACCTCTCCCTTCTTTACTGGGATGGGAGCGTTACAGAGAGGACAGACTGGAACTTGCACATCCTGAAAAAGCAACTGGATATTAGCGAGGAAATATGGCTGCAGAACTCAGGTGTGTTAAGGCGCAAAGTCGGCATTCCATCATGCACAACCCCATCCCAGCTTTGGTCCTACGAACCGCATGGGTGTCATTATCAATAGCTCCTTCTTTTCAAAAAATGCCAGCTATTCAGTTTTGCAGCGCTATTCTTCATGTCACACACACTAGTCAAGTTTCACCCTTTCTGCAGTTTACATTACCTTCTTGTATGCAGAGGAACACTTGTGCCGGTTATACGCAAAGTGGTCTTTGCAGAAGACCTCACTGCATGCATCGCATTTCAGAGGTAGAAAGTCTacaaggaaaaaaaagagaaaacacacctagttcaaagaaaatatggGATGAGGAGTCACATATGaccaacataaaaggtaaaggggcccttgaccattaggtctagtcgtggctgactctggggttgcggcgctcatctcgctttattggccaagggagccggcgtacagcttccgggtcatgtggccagcatgactaagccgcttctggtgaaccagagcagcgcacggaaacgccgtttacctttccgccggagcggtacctatttatctacttacactttgacgtgctttcgaactgctaggttggcaggagcagggactgagcaacaggagctcaccctgtcacggggattcgaactgctgaccttctgatcggcaagtcctaggctctgtggtttaacccacagcgccacccacgtccctataaccAACATACTCAAGTCTAATTAATGTATGAAGGGGTTAAGGGCATAGagtaagctgttctgccaggcttagctaggtcactctaCCTCCCCCTGGGAGGAAGGGTtatcaagcctttgttcttccCATTCCACCATGTGAGGAGCTCTAAACTGGATTATCCAAGCCCTGAAGCACCTGTTGTGGCCAgttttattgtaaactgcccagaaAGGCATTGGTTATTGGCAGTATAGAAACGCTGTAAGCAAGCAATATAGTTATATTTGCTTTTTTGCAATGCAAGCTACCTTGGCAAGTTGGAAAAGTGTTGGAGAAATAAGCCAAGGCTGGGGACTTtgctgccctccaaatgttcttgGGCTCCCACCTCCTCTCACCGTAGACGATGGCGAGGAACGATGGGAGCTTTACTccaggaaggccacaggttccccatcccttataCAGAATCCTCATTTATTACATGCACTCCTTCCTGCTCTGGTTGTCTGCCTGATACCATGGCACTCTACCCTTAGGGAAAGGTCAGCACAATCCAaacacagcatcaacacccccccTGAGCAGTTTCTCACCTAGTTGCTTGCAGGTCTTCTCAGAGCAGTGTTTCCCCAAATCTGGAAATTCCATTTCTAGGAAGCAGCCTGCTTTTCTTAAAGAGTTCTTTGTTACCTGTAAGAGGAGGTTCTACTGGTTTAAATGCATCAGGTTTTCCAAGAAGCCTGAAAATAGGCAATATAAGTCAGGTGTTTATCTTCCAAGACATAAATGACCAGGGTCTTCTATTCAGACAAATCACTATGGACATGCCTGCAAGGCTAAATGATATCTAAGTAAACAAGGTGCATAGTAGCATTGTTAGAAGTGCCTGTTAATTCCATAGGAATAAGGAGCTAGAGGTGTGAGCAAGCATCCAATCAGCCCCGGCCTTGATTCATTTCAAGTAAGCTGAAAGTTTTACCCTTGAGAACTGCCTAATTGACATTTGGGACACTTTTATCAGAGAAAACCAGTTTCTCACCCAGCTGAACAAAGACaccaatatctaaagggttgaATTACAGGTGCCGAGGGAGGCACAAAACACAGAAGAAAAagcggaatacagtggtaccttggggtacatacgcttcaggttacatacgcttcaggttacagactccactaacccagaaatagtacctcgggttaagaactttgcttcaggatgagaacaaatcgggctctggcagtacggcagcagtgggaggccccattagctaaagtggtactttagattaagaacagtttcaggttaagtacggacctccagaacgaattaagtacttaacccgaggtacaactgtattgactCAAAAAGTCATGTATAGCTGTATCTTACATTTCCTTATTGGCAATTGTGACAgcttatttcccccctaaataaaaataaaaatattttctctgtaATCTGTTTTATAGTTATTaacatttaataaaatgtatCTGAAGAGGCAGGGGTGGAGATCATCATAAGCACAGAGGGAGAAGTTCCTAAGCCTATGCCGTTTCAGAGGGTTGGAGAAGGAAGTTAGACAAACCAGTTAATAGCAAGACAGCATTAACAATGATTTGTATAGTATTTATATTTCTGAGAGGAAAAAAGGACTGGTACAATCCCAAGCAAAGCACCTTTTCACCCCAGCTGTTTTAAGATACTGCATGGAAATGGGAATTTTTTTTCACCTACCGATAAAAAAAATCCCTCCTTCCCGCCTCGTATAATTTAAGGCACAGAATGACAGCAATACAGAAGAACGAAGAAAAGAACagattcttaaaaaataaaggaagagttAAAAGGTAAATCAGCTGGCAGACCAGCGGCAGCACTTTACTTACCGTTTCCCTGATGCCCCAAACTCTATACTTCTCTGGTTTCTAGTGAAGTTCCAAAAGAGTTGTTAAGTTTCGACTTCTACAGAGCTTTATGTAGCTGGATTCTATATGCTGAATCATGCTTCGCTTCTTCCGCTTCCCGCTTCCCCAATCCGAAGTAGCCGGCTTTGACGTCACTGCCCCACCCGACCAATCGAGACGCCGTTCGCCCTGCCTGGTTTCTGCTGAATCACGAAAGTGTTGCTTGTCCGCGGGCGGCGTGGCAGTGATGGGGGGAATTGCGCTGAGTCAGCCTTGCTTTCTCAAGCCCTCCACGCGAGTTAGGGAATCCGCGTGACGTGGTTGGGCATCCTAtccagggccggattgaggtttgatgaggccctaagctactgaagggaatggggccctttatatgtccagctgtcctttgtcaacaacaaatggtcgctgttttttgtgttgaatatttcccctatggtaatttatgggcctaatgggtatctaaggccatttgcacataacaaaataagtattttatcaaagtaattgttgagctGGAATATaattaagaagaaatatattaatagtgaaataattattaagctctaacttaaaatgattgggggcccattacttacacatagctgtcaacttttcccttttcttgcaaggaatcctattcggaataagggaatttcccttaaaaaagggggaaagttgacagctatgcttacatcataggagcctacacatctcaaaacactgttgctgtaggtaggttttattttatttgttttttaccttatattttgtaaatgtacatccagtttttttcctttaaattttttgtggggccctaagctatagcttgtttagcttatatacataaatccagcactgatctcatctctgccttttgcacacacgcacacctactcagaagtaaatcctattgatctCAGGGTGCAGGGGACCGCCTTCTGTGTAAAGCGTGCAACTATACAAAGTTTCCCCACGGTGttttggtggagaagctggtaaaatgtaggTTGGATGAGGTAACTTTTGGATCTGTAGCTGGTTGAGTGACCAAACCCAGTAAcgattcctcatcatcctggaaaaagggACAACTGGAATGCCACGCTACAGAGTTGTCATGGGCCTGTTTTGTTCAATGTCTTCTTTACAAACAACTTAAGATGAAGGAGAAATACtgggtatattaaaaaaaatgcccagtagcaccttagaggccaactaagtttgttcttggtatgagctttcgttagttggtctctaaggtgctactggacaatttttaatttttttttaaattggaattttatttacaacataacataaccccccccacccccccaatacacaaatccaacctcattaaacatgaacataatatacagtgagcataacatgcaacaatacaaacaaccaaataaaagacttcctttatcctgtatctagcctccttatttatttcttataaacttgtttcctttatgaataattattaaggtttttctaattataacttaaatatccgcAAAGTCTCCTGCATACATTAATCAAAACAAgcccaggtatgtattttagggcactgttttgtgaagtattctctgaattttccccatgctttttgaaactcttgtctagtgtgatctcttgttgttgtttagtcgtttagtcgtgtccgactcttcgtgaccccatggaccagagcacgccaggcacctctgtcctccactacttcccgcagtttggtcaaactcaagctggtaacctcgaaaacactatccagccatctcgtcctctatcgcccccttctccttgtgccctccatctttcccagcatcagtgtcttctccagggagtcttctcttctcatgaggtggccaaagtactggagcctcagcttcacgatctgtccttccagtgagcactcagggctgatttccttaagaatggatgcgtttgatcttcttgcagtccatgggactctcaagagtctcctccagcaccacagttcaaaagcatcaattcttcggcgatcagccttctttatggtccagctctcacttccatacatcactactgggaaaaccatggctttaactatacggacctttgttggcaaggtgacgtctctacttctcaagttgctgtctaggcctgtcattgcccttctcccaagaagcaggcgtcttttaatttcgtggctgctgtcaccatctgcagtgatcagtgtgatctctaattgcctctaattttatatatatgtatatatatctactgcatcagaccaagaCAGCTACTTACCTGAATTAAGATGaaggaatcgggggggggggggtcttccagtttgcagatgacaccaaactgggaggtgtAGCCAATGCTGCTGAAAAGAGAATTGGGGATCAATATGACCTTTATATAAGGttttacacttaggcaggaataacaagCTGCACAGATATGAGATGGGGCGCACCTGGTTTGTCAGttgtatatgtgaaaaggatctaggggtgttagtggaccacaagcttaacatgagccaacagtgtgatgcagcagcaaaaaaagctaatgctattctaggctgcatcaacacaagtatagtgtcctgatccagggaagtaatagtaccactctattctaccttgatcaaaccacacctggaatactgtgttcagttctgggcaatacaatttaagaaggttgttgacaagctggaacacgtGTGGACGAGGGCGACCTGTTGGgggggagctgggtatgtttagcctggaaaaaatggAGACAGAGAGCTGATATAAAAGCCATCTACAAATATTTAAAGGGCtctcacatagaagatggagcaagtttgttttctcctgctctggagggtaagacccgaaccaatggattcaagttacagggaaggagattctgattaaacttcaggaagaactttctgacactaagagctgctGAACactggaacggactccctctggaggtggtagacttttcttccttggaggtttttaaagcagaggttaaaGGTATGAGAAGCTCAAGAGCAGACTAGGCTGTCATTTTCTGGGCAGTTAGCAAGCTTCCCTTGAAAGCACAGTTTTCTATGAATATTTTGTTAAACTAGTTGGTGTCAGGAAGTCACCATGACCAGGACAGCGTGTTCATTGACGGTGACCAAGCTGGATGCTGTGTAAAATCTGGGCACGGGGGTCATGTGATCTCACAGGGGTCATGTGATCTCCCTATGGCCTTACATCATTCTCACAAGACACTGACTCATGCCTCCACACTGAGCAAACAGATAACAGGCATGAGCTTATTTTTTTAGTAGTTGCTTTTTAAACAGTGCTTTATAGATAGTGATTGTTTCGCaggtgatttgttaattattttatattatttatgctGTATTGGTGATGTTCTATCAtgtcattgttatttattgtttgtaagccactttgagattcatttgaatgaaaagcggcaTGGAGATATAATAAACTTAAACATaaacataataatgataatttattgataccaggcataggcagactcggccctccaaatattttgagactacaattctcatcatcccttaccactggtcctgttagctagggatgataggagttgtagtcccataacatctggagggctgagtttgcctaagcctaatttataccctgcccatctggctgggtttccccagccactctgggcagcttccagcaaaatattaaaatacaataattcatcaaatattaattgcttccctaaacagggctgccttcaaatgtcttctaaaaaatagttgtttatttccttgacatctgatgggaaggcattccacagggcgggtgccaccaccaagaaggccctctgcctggttccctgtaaattggcttctcgcagggagggaaccagcagaaggccctcagcactggacctcagtgtttgggcagaacaatgggtgtggagacgctccttcaggtatactgggctgaggccatttagggcttgaaaggtcagcaccaacactttgaattgtgctcagaaacgtactgggagccaatgaaggtctttcaggactggtgtcatatggtctcggtggccggtcccagtcaccagtctagctgccgcattctgtctTAGTTGTAGTtttcaagtcaccttcaaagttagccccatgtagagcgcatggcagtagtccaagcgggagataaccagagcaaaatacaaaatctaacaaatgagcaAATGTGTCACTGATTGGAAATTAAGATAGAAACCTTAGCTAAAGGGGGGTTGTTCCCTTTCTTCTTGTGAACAGTAGTGTGAACGATGCACTTGCTGGTCAGTTCTGGATGCGTTTAATTTCCTCCTGACCTCACTATCTGCACCATCCTCACCAGTGATTATAATATTATACAATTTCATGGAATCATACCTGTTAAGTTGCCATAAGACATTTTTGCTTGTTCAGAAAACTGTCCCCCAAAGAAAACACCTTAAAGAGTTCCCAGGAACACATACTATTAATATTGATATACAAGATCACCAATATACACGTCTACCTGCCTTGCATATTAAGCAATGTGGCAGAAGCAGGGAGTGGGAACGCCATCATTAAGTAGATTACCCTTCCCAGTCTCTACTTTCAAAAGAAACACACACGCACTCTCTCTCTTTATTCTCCAAGCTCCGTATTTTAGACACGGTGGGTGGTGAGGGAACCAAAAACACCACTGGGTTGGCGAAAGCCCCTTTTGTCAATCTATATAGCTCTGTCTTCAATCCAGATTTTAGCTTGCAAAACTCCTCCGTTTTTCTTAAACTTCCaccactccattccattccatacCCTCCCAGCATGATTTCCTAGCAGGgccagattgaggtttgatgaggccctaagaagctacttgttaagttgtgggtgaacatatcagatgacacagcgattctccaaacagctcttgtttattcacaggccagaacagaactgaactgaagggttcagccagcctgcttatatagagctccactacaacgcaacagtaaccactttctgtaactatccaatcactgaacgtcactttcaatcccttatttgtatatgtggacctgagtgaaaactatctagtatccccctgctggcccagagtgagaacttcagtacataacactactgacggtaatggggccctttatatgtccagctgtcctttgtcaacaacaaatggtcactgttttttgtgttgaatagatgctatatggtaatttatggacctaataggtatctaaagccatttcccCATGTTACCATGgtaccagtccatgcagaatgtaagcaccctatatatagaaaggagcaaaccagtgatattttagggagcaagctagcaggcggggcccatgacttacatcataggtgcccacacaacacaaaacactgttgctggatgtaggttttattttatttgttttttatcttatattttggaaatgtgaaaaggtaaaggtaaaggtacccctgaccgttaggtctagtcgtggacgactctggggttgtgtgctcatctcgctctataggctgagtgagccagcgtttgtccgcagacagcttccgggtcatgtggccagcatgactaagctgcttctggcgaaccagagcagcgcacagaaatgccgtttaccttcccgctggagctgtacctatttatctacttgcactttgacttgcttttgaactgctaggtgggcaggagctgggaccgaacaacaggaacatgtacatccaggggttttttcctttaattttttttggggggcccccaagagagtgggaccctaaactatagattgtttagcttatacgtaaatccggcactgcaaaTTCCTGCACCCATGTCTAAGGTTCCCAATCAGATTATTGGGGAGGAGGACTGTCCTGAAGTCAGAAGGGAAAAAATGCTAcaatgggattgagggggcagcTACTCCCCCCACCCATGTCTGTGCTATAATTTGCAGCCAACTTTTGCCTCATGTGCCCCACAACAAGAGATACATGAATATCGACCTCTTCCGCAGTGgcctcccatttgtggaatgctctcccgagGGAGCTCACCTGTCAGGTTCATTatgtatctttaggtgccaggcaaaaacgttgctCTGTTCAGCCTTTGGCTGATGAAACAATTtatagccttttaaactgggtgggacattgtttttgtttattattgtGCTATGTATTTCCGTGTTTTTCTGTTGTAAATGACCCTGTGACCCTCAGTGCTACTGAGAAAGGTGCTCACCTGAGGATCCTGACACCTGGGCAGGAAGTACTCTGGAATGtcttttggcaaaaaaaaagctcagctttTGTGTCAAGATTTTCGCCTTTTGAGATATGGCAACCTTATCATatagggcaggcacccccaaactcggccctccagatgttttgggactacaattcccatcacccctgaccactggtcctgttagctagggaagatgggagttgtggtcccaaaacatctggagggtcgagtttgggggtgcctgatataGGGAGATACAATATTTCAGGTAGCCTTGAGCCCAAGCCCTATTTAATAGCCATTTTCCCCAATTCActttttctaaaacaatatgcaaatttaACCTTGGCTGTCCTTCTAAATTCACATTTGATGAATTTTGCCAGCAATGTCTCCAGCCAAAAAGCGCATATACTGGGGGTAAAAGAgtgtacattagtgaaaatacatTAGTATTTTCAATATGCAAAATAGTATTTTCAATATGCAAAAAGTATTTTCAATATGCAAAcaatatgcaaaaatgcattctgctgggggaaattgcttcgcagaagtgtgcatattaggcaaaagtgAATGCGGTAGGATAAAAATTGCACTCATGCGCCGATGAATTTCTACGAGGACGTCCCTGAGATCTAGCAATGTGTAGAACTTGAATGCAAGACTGGGGAAATGACCAGTGCAGAGGAACCAAATTTGACACAGTCGCCCATCCCTGGGCTCAGAGACTCACACACCCAGCTGATGGGAGAATTGCTTGAATCCAGCCTAAA carries:
- the ZFAND2A gene encoding AN1-type zinc finger protein 2A isoform X3, coding for MEFPDLGKHCSEKTCKQLDFLPLKCDACSEVFCKDHFAYNRHKCSSAYKKDVQVPVCPLCNAPIPVKKGEVPDAAVSAHMDRDCKRDSAQQKQKIFTHKCFQPGCKKREMMKLVCDQCQGNFCLKHRHPLDHACKGQARAISKAG
- the ZFAND2A gene encoding AN1-type zinc finger protein 2A isoform X1, coding for MEFPDLGKHCSEKTCKQLDFLPLKCDACSEVFCKDHFAYNRHKCSSAYKKDVQVPVCPLCNAPIPVKKGEVPDAAVSAHMDRDCKRDSAQQKQKIFTHKCFQPGCKKREMMKLVCDQCQGNFCLKHRHPLDHACKGQARAISKAGCAALMRSLESNKMSLNHRVLQNSCKAKS
- the ZFAND2A gene encoding AN1-type zinc finger protein 2A isoform X2; the protein is MEFPDLGKHCSEKTCKQLDFLPLKCDACSEVFCKDHFAYNRHKCSSAYKKDVQVPVCPLCNAPIPVKKGEVPDAAVSAHMDRDCKRDSAQQKQKIFTHKCFQPGCKKREMMKLVCDQCQGNFCLKHRHPLDHACKGQARAISKAGQRDLCLVQ